Sequence from the Thiohalobacter sp. genome:
CGGCCGGCGGCAGATCCTCGCCGAGATAGGTGCCTTCCAGCGGGCGTTCACCCGCTTCCGGAAAGAGTTTCAACAGGGTCTTGCTCATGGACAAGGATCGTTCATCGGTCGCTCATGCGCCGCATGCCCGCTGCGCCAGCCCGCATATTGCACCAAGGCGGAAGCGGGTGGTAGGCCGTCATCCCGCCTTCAAAAAAAACGGGCCGGGAATCTTCCCGGCCCGTTTCAGGGGATGGCGATTCTCCTTCAGGTTCAGGCTGCGCTGCGCGCGAGTCCGAAGGGCTTGTCGCCGGAACCGCTGTCGCCGCTGCGCTGCCCGGCCACGGCCTCGGCGAGGCTGATGCCGTCGAGATAATTGAAGATGCGGTGACTGAGCTGGTCCCAGGCACGCAGCGAATCCGGCCGCTCCTCGGGGATGGCCGCGGGGTCGGGCGCGGTGGCGCTGCGTTCGATGGACTCGTCGACGGCACGCAGCACGTCGGCGAT
This genomic interval carries:
- a CDS encoding Rrf2 family transcriptional regulator: MKLSTKGRYAVTAMLELALRHKQGPVTLADISAEQSISVSYLEQLFAQLRKHGLVTGLRGPGGGYCLRRPPSEISIADVLRAVDESIERSATAPDPAAIPEERPDSLRAWDQLSHRIFNYLDGISLAEAVAGQRSGDSGSGDKPFGLARSAA